The region GGATGACATTCCCACTCCGGTATCCTTAACCTCAACCACAGCTTCGTTTGCAGCCATTGTAGCTGAAATGCTAATGCTGTCACCTGCTATGCAAAACTTCACTGCATTTGACATCAGGTTACGTATTACAAGTGCAACCATATCATAATCAGCAAATACATAACAGTTTGCGGCAACGTTATTCTTCATAATTATGCCCTTTGTCCGAGCCTGTTCCTTGAGTAAGTTAACTTTATCTTCAACTAATTCCTGCAGGTTTACTTGCACTTTAGTTACCTTAACTCGTTGCATTTGGTATCGTGCCCAATTCAGCAAGTTTTCGAGTAATGAGGATGTATGGCTCACATTTTCACTTAATGCCTGAATGGCAACCTTAAAGTCATCATCGGAGATGTATCCTGAATTGGCAACGTTTAGCAGAGTTACAAGCGAACTTAGCGGGCTGCGAAGGTCATGGGCAATGATTGAAAAGAGCTTCGTTTTTTGATCGTTAATAACCTTAAGCTCCTCCGCTTGCGTCTGTATCTCTATATTCTGACGAACAATCTCATCATTGCGAAGCCTTAGCAATATATTTGCACGCCTTTTAGAACGATAACCATAATATATGAGTGAAGCAAATAGTAGTGATACAATAATTATAAGTATGTAGACCCACCTCATAAGGTTCTGCTTTGCAATTATGGCCTCCTTGAGCATGCGATCCTTGTTGAGCAACTCAATTTGTAGCTGCATTTCACGGGATACTTGTTGGGCCTTTTCCAGACTCTTCTGGTTCTCTGCCAACTCCTTTTCCGTTAATTGTTTAGCGGCAACAACCTCCTGAACCTTTTGATGCGCCTGCTCCACCCTTTGATTGGCATTCAATTCATTTGCTGCCATTTGCTGCTGTTGAATTTTTTTGGTTACGGCAGTATACAGTTCAAAGTAATCGGCAGTTTTCTTCCTATCCCCCATCTTTTCGGCAATTCTACTCGAAAGGGAGTAGCATGACTGCAGAAGTGGCAAGCTGGTGAGCTGAGTTGCAATACTGGTAGCCTCATCTGCATTTTGTTTTGCATCGGCATACTTTCCCTGCTCAAACAGTACGTTGGATATGCTAACCAGCATGGTTGCTAAATCGGATTTCCGCCCAGCTTTCCGGGCAAGGTCAATACCATCATTAAAATATGCGGAAGCTTCAGAAAATTCACCTTGCTCATAGGCGAGCATGCCCAGCTGATTTTCGA is a window of Williamwhitmania sp. DNA encoding:
- a CDS encoding tetratricopeptide repeat-containing sensor histidine kinase, which gives rise to MWRKVIVSIMMLATLSGVASAQKGTISAEKAKELQLMVSQANERQGSGDYNQAVMLYNQAAQGYLMYGMTKQATDLLQSALKYSRILGNTNGILILENQLGMLAYEQGEFSEASAYFNDGIDLARKAGRKSDLATMLVSISNVLFEQGKYADAKQNADEATSIATQLTSLPLLQSCYSLSSRIAEKMGDRKKTADYFELYTAVTKKIQQQQMAANELNANQRVEQAHQKVQEVVAAKQLTEKELAENQKSLEKAQQVSREMQLQIELLNKDRMLKEAIIAKQNLMRWVYILIIIVSLLFASLIYYGYRSKRRANILLRLRNDEIVRQNIEIQTQAEELKVINDQKTKLFSIIAHDLRSPLSSLVTLLNVANSGYISDDDFKVAIQALSENVSHTSSLLENLLNWARYQMQRVKVTKVQVNLQELVEDKVNLLKEQARTKGIIMKNNVAANCYVFADYDMVALVIRNLMSNAVKFCIAGDSISISATMAANEAVVEVKDTGVGMSSDSLSRLFGSEIFTTPGTSNEAGTGLGLILCKEFVELNSGKVWATSVLHEGTSFFFTLEAACIHSEVVGSLSVSSNQQQN